ATGTACGCCGCCCACATCGCCCCGGCCACCAGGGCGAGCCCGGCGCCGAGCGGGTCGAGCCGGTCGAAGCCGCCCTGGCCGAGCAGGGCCACCCCGGCCAGGGCGAGGCCGGCCCAGCACCAGGCGGCCAGCCGGCGCGCGGTGAGCACGGACAGCGTCAGCGGGCCGAGCACCTCCAGGGTGACCGCCGGGCCGAGCGGGATCCGCTCGATGGCCTGGTAGAAGATCGAGTTCATCCCGGCCAGGGCCAGCCCGAACGCCAGCACCGAGACCCAGGCGGCCCGGTCGTGCCCGCGCAGCCGGGGCCGGCACGCCGCCAGCATCAGCAGCGCGCCGATGGCCAGCCGCAGCGTGACCGTGCCGGCCACCCCGGCGCGCGGGAAGAGCAGCGCGGCGACGGCCGAGCCGAACTGCACCGACAGCGCCCCGCCGAGCACCAGCCCGACCGCGGCGGCCCGTCCGGAGCCGGGGCGCGCGGACGCGCCGGTGCTGCTCGCGGCGGCGGAGGACAGGGGCTCGGTCATGACGGTGACGCTATGACCTGCGCGCGCGGCACGGACACCCAGGTCCACCGGTGGCGCCGGCCCGCGCGCCCGGGCCCCTCCGGACGGCGCGGGGGAGCGGATCGGACGGCGGGTCCGGACCGCACGGCCGGGCCGCTCAGGGGGACGTCGGGTGCCGACGCGCGCCGGCGATCCGGTCCAGCCACTCGGCGAGCAGGGCCCGCTCGGCGTCGGTGAGGTCGCCCGTCACCTGCGCCAGCGCGGCCCGCAGCGCGACCGCGTGCCGGACCGGCCGGTCGGTTGGACGTAGGGCGCGGGCGGCCGGGCTGTCCGCGCAGACGGCCGCGACGACCGCCTCCCGGGTGGCCTCGGACAGCGCCGGGTCACCGCCCTGGATCAGGGTCAGGGTCACCCCGCAGCTGGCCGCGTGCGTCATCTCCGCGGCCCGCTCGACGTCGACGCGCAGCCGGCCGGCCTCGGCGACGCGGACGACGAGCTGGCGGAAGATGTCGGCGGCCACCCGGGCGGCGGTGGGGCGTACGCCCGGGCGGGGGTCGCCGTACATGAGGGTGTGGAAGGCGGGATTGGCGACGCCGAATCCGACGTGCATGTCCCAGCCGCGGCGCAGGTCGTCCACCGGGTCGTCGGCGGGCTCCCGCGCCGCCTGGGCGTGCAGGTACGCCGCGAAGCCGTAGCTGGCCGCCGCGTCGAGCAGCCCGCGCATGTCGCCGAACTGGCGGTAGATGGCCGGGGCCTGCACCCCGGCGGCCCGGCTCACCGCGCGGGTGGAGACGGCCTCCCGGCCACCCTCGGCGAGCAGCGCGGCGGCGGCCCGCACGATCCGGTCCCGGGCGGACGTCTCGGTCACGACAGCGACGATAACCTCCCGGTGTTAGCGGCGTGTGCCAACGCGAATATCAAGATCGTGTTAGCGGTGCTACCCGCTGGTCAGCGGGGCAGGGCCAGGTCGAGCACCGCGCCGAGGCCGTTGTCGCGCCCCGGCTCGGCGCAGGGCAGCACCAGCACGGCGCAGCCGGCGTTGACCGCGCCCGCGTCGGCCGGCGTGTCACCCACCATCAGCGCCCGCTCCGGGTCGACGCCGAGCATCCCGCAGGCGCGCAGGAAGATCCCCGGATCCGGCTTGCAGCGCCCCACCTCGTACGACAGGGCGTACGCGTCGACCAGGTCGGCCAGGCCCCAGGCGGCCAGCAGCGGCCGGATGTCGAAGCCGATGTTGCTGACCACCGCCACCTTCACTCCGCCCCCGCGCAGCGCCCGCAGCGTCGCCGCCACCTGCGGGTACACCACCCAGCCGTCGGGGACGAGCAGCCGGTCGTAGAGCGCGTCGGCGAGGCCCTCGATCCCGGTGTCCACCGTCTCCGCCAGCCCGGTGTACGCCCCCCGGTGCGCGTGCTCGTACAGGTCCCGGTCGGCCCAGAGCTCGGCCAGCCGGGGCGGGACCCGCGCCGGCAGCGGCCCGCCGGCCCGCCCGGCGGTGACCAGCCGGTCGGCGAGCGCGGTGGCCCGCATCCGCTCCAGCGTCACCCCGCAGGCCGCGGCGGCGTGCCGCACCCACTCGTGCGGCTCCTCCACCTGGGCCAGGGTCCCGTGGAAGTCGAACAGCACCGCCTCGACGGGGCGGCGGGGCGGGCCCGGGCGGACGGCGTCGTCGGCGCCGCTCGGGGTTCGGGGCGGTTCGGCATGATCCGGCACGTCGTGCACCCTACCGACCGCCTCCGACCGCCCTGCCGGTTGGCCTTGCCG
This genomic interval from Micromonospora coxensis contains the following:
- a CDS encoding EamA family transporter, with translation MTEPLSSAAASSTGASARPGSGRAAAVGLVLGGALSVQFGSAVAALLFPRAGVAGTVTLRLAIGALLMLAACRPRLRGHDRAAWVSVLAFGLALAGMNSIFYQAIERIPLGPAVTLEVLGPLTLSVLTARRLAAWCWAGLALAGVALLGQGGFDRLDPLGAGLALVAGAMWAAYIVCSARVGGRFPNADGLALALTVAALVTLPVGLVDAGGRLWHPAVLGLGAGLALLASVLPYTLELLALRRLPTATFAVLMSLGPAIAALAGWLVLDQALHAVEVLAIGLVVTASIGAVRAAAPRPADRVADPDAPVAPGPDGQLSAAAAPPAARR
- a CDS encoding TetR/AcrR family transcriptional regulator, with the translated sequence MTETSARDRIVRAAAALLAEGGREAVSTRAVSRAAGVQAPAIYRQFGDMRGLLDAAASYGFAAYLHAQAAREPADDPVDDLRRGWDMHVGFGVANPAFHTLMYGDPRPGVRPTAARVAADIFRQLVVRVAEAGRLRVDVERAAEMTHAASCGVTLTLIQGGDPALSEATREAVVAAVCADSPAARALRPTDRPVRHAVALRAALAQVTGDLTDAERALLAEWLDRIAGARRHPTSP
- a CDS encoding HAD family hydrolase gives rise to the protein MPDHAEPPRTPSGADDAVRPGPPRRPVEAVLFDFHGTLAQVEEPHEWVRHAAAACGVTLERMRATALADRLVTAGRAGGPLPARVPPRLAELWADRDLYEHAHRGAYTGLAETVDTGIEGLADALYDRLLVPDGWVVYPQVAATLRALRGGGVKVAVVSNIGFDIRPLLAAWGLADLVDAYALSYEVGRCKPDPGIFLRACGMLGVDPERALMVGDTPADAGAVNAGCAVLVLPCAEPGRDNGLGAVLDLALPR